The DNA region TCCGCGCGGTGTCGCACTTCCGTGAACTCGACGACGTACGCGCCGATCTGGACGCCACGCTCGCCGACGGCATAAGGGGACTCGGGCTCGCCCGGCGTCCCGCGCTGTCGGTGCATGTCGCGCGGCCGGGCCGGAAGGGATGAGCCGGATGCTGAGGATCGTGAACCGGGTGCTGCTGGGCCTCGCGGGCCTGCTCCTCGTCGTGTTCGGCGGCTCCGTGCTGGTCGTCGGCCTCGGGGCGAACCCGCCCTCGTGGTGGATCCACGACGGACGGCACGACGTGCTGCTGAGCGACGCGGACCGGGCGCGATGGCGGGACGACGGCTGGTGGTGGCCCACCGTCATCGCCGTACTCGCCGTGGCCGTGCTGCTCGCCCTGTGGTGGCTCACGGCCGTACTGCGCCGGCGTCGGCTCGCCGAGGTGCTCGTCGACACCGGCGACGGCGAGGGCGCGCTGCTGAGGGGCCGGGCCCTGGAGGGCGTACTGGCCGGTGAGGCGGGAGCGCTGGACGGGGTCGAGCGGGCCCAGGCGTCACTCACCGGGCGCCGCAACGTCCCCGAGGCGCGCGTCCAACTCCTCCTGGAACCCCACGCCGACCCCGGCGACGCCCTCCACCGCCTGACCACGGAGGCCCTGGCCCACGCAAGGGACTCGGCGGGCCTCGCGTCCCTCCCGGCGGAAGTACGCCTACGGGGGGTCAAGCACGGCGCGGAACGGGTCAACTAGCCCGCGCCCCTGGATCTTTCAGGGGCGCGGGGAACCGCGCGACAAGCCCCCACGCACCCGCAGCCACACAACAACCCCACCGTTCAGAACCCGTGCCGAGCCCCACCATCCACAGGCACCATGATCCCCGTCAGATAAGAAGCGGCCGGAGACAACAGGAACGCGGCCGTACGGCCGAACTCCTCCGGCGTCCCGTACCGACGGAGCGGAATCCGCGCCTCATTGGCGGCCCGCGCGGCCTCCGGATCCGGCGCGTACCCGTCCAGCTCGCGCACGCGATCCGTGTCGATCCGTGCTGGCAGCACCCCGACCACCCGGATCCCCCGCGGCCCGAGCTCGTCGGAGAGCGACTTGGCGAACCCCGCGAGACCGGGACGCAGACCGTTGGAGATGGTCAGACCCGGGATCGGCTCGTGCACCGAACCGGAGAGCACGAAGCCGATGACCCCGCCCTCGCCGAGCTCCGCGGCGGCCGCACGGGCCAGCCGGACCGCGCCCAGGAAGACCGACTCGAACGCCGACTGCCACTGCTCGTCCGTGTTGTCGGCGACGAACCCGGGCGGCGGGCCGCCGACGCTGATCAGGATGCCGTCGAAACCGCCGAAGCGCTCGCGCGCGGCCGCGATCAGGCTCTGCGGGGCACTCGGGTCGGAGTTGTCCACGGCCACGCCGTGCGCGTTCGGGCCGAGGGCCGTCGCGGCCTCGGCCACCGTCTTCTCGTCGCGCCCCGTGATGATCACCTTCGCGCCGTCGCCGACGAGCTCACGCGCGGAGGCGTGGCCCAGGCCGCGCGTTGCTCCGGTAACGACGTAGACGCGGTCCTTCAGTCCAAGATCCATGGGCCCTATCCTGCCCCCTCCTCATCGGACCCTCCAGCCCCTCCCCGGCCCCCTTCCCCGTCGAACAGGGCGAGGGCGGTGCCCACCAGGCCGATGTGGCTGAACGCCTGTGGGAAGTTGCCGAGCTGGTGGCCGGCCACGGGGTCGTACTCCTCGGCCAGCAGCCCCACGTCGTTGCGGAGCGCGACGAGCCGCTCGAACAGGTCGAGGGCCTCCTTCGTACGGCCCGTCAGGTGCAGCGCGTCCGCGAGCCAGAACGAGCAGACGATGAACGAGCCCTCGTTGCCCGGCAGTCCGTCGATGGCCGTCGGGTCCGAGTCGTACCGGCGCACCAGGCCGTCGCGCGTGAGTTCCGCCCGGACCGCGTCGACCGTGCCGACCACCCGAGGATCGTCCGGCGGCAGGAAGCCGAGGCGGGGGATCAGCAGCAGCGCGGCGTCCAGTTCACGGGAGCCGTACGACTGTGTGAACGTATTGCGCTCCGGGTCGTAGCCGCGCTCGCACACCTCGCGGTGCACCTCGTCGCGCATCGCACGCCAGCGGTCCACGTCGCCGCTCAGATCCGGGTTCTCCTCCAGCGTGCGGACCGTACGGTCGGCGGCCACCCACGCCATCACCTTCGAGTGCACGAAGTGGCGGCGCGGACCCCGGACCTCCCACAGCCCCTCGTCCGGCTCACGCCACGCCGACCACAGGAAGTCCATCAGCGCCTGGCGCAGCCGCCACACGTGCGGCTTGGCGGGCAGACCAGCGTGCTGCGCGAGGGTGAGCGAGTCGATCACCTCGCCGTACACGTCGAGCTGCGACTGCCGTACGGCGTGGTTGCCGATCCGGACCGGCGCCGAGTCGCGGAAACCGGGCAGCCACGCCAGCTCGAACTCGGGGATCCGCCGCTCGCCCGCCAGGCCGTACATGATCTGCAGCTCCGCCGGGTCACCCGCGACCGCGCGCAGCAGCCAGTCGCGCCACGCCGCAGCCTCCTCCTGGTAGCCGCACGCGAGCAGCGCGCCCAGGGTGAGTGTGGAGTCGCGGAGCCAGCAGTAGCGGTAGTCCCAGTTGCGTACGCCGCCGATCTCCTCGGGGAGCGACGTCGTGGGCGCCGCGACGATACCGCCGCTCGGCGCGTACGTGAGGGCCTTGAG from Streptomyces sp. NBC_00258 includes:
- the amaP gene encoding alkaline shock response membrane anchor protein AmaP, translated to MSRMLRIVNRVLLGLAGLLLVVFGGSVLVVGLGANPPSWWIHDGRHDVLLSDADRARWRDDGWWWPTVIAVLAVAVLLALWWLTAVLRRRRLAEVLVDTGDGEGALLRGRALEGVLAGEAGALDGVERAQASLTGRRNVPEARVQLLLEPHADPGDALHRLTTEALAHARDSAGLASLPAEVRLRGVKHGAERVN
- a CDS encoding SDR family oxidoreductase; this encodes MDLGLKDRVYVVTGATRGLGHASARELVGDGAKVIITGRDEKTVAEAATALGPNAHGVAVDNSDPSAPQSLIAAARERFGGFDGILISVGGPPPGFVADNTDEQWQSAFESVFLGAVRLARAAAAELGEGGVIGFVLSGSVHEPIPGLTISNGLRPGLAGFAKSLSDELGPRGIRVVGVLPARIDTDRVRELDGYAPDPEAARAANEARIPLRRYGTPEEFGRTAAFLLSPAASYLTGIMVPVDGGARHGF
- a CDS encoding glycoside hydrolase family 15 protein, whose amino-acid sequence is MHPSIEDYALIGDHQTAALVGRDGSIDWLCLPRFDSAACFAKLLGDEENGHWRIAPKGADVCTRRAYRTDSLVLDTEWETEDGTVRVTDLMPQRDRAPDVVRIVEGLKGRVTVRSTLRLRFDYGSIVPWMRKSDGHRVAVAGPDSVWLRSEPEVRTWGKDFGTHSEFEVAEGERVAFVLTWHPSHQPRPARVDPYEALSASLSDWQAWAARCRYDGPHRDAVVRSLITLKALTYAPSGGIVAAPTTSLPEEIGGVRNWDYRYCWLRDSTLTLGALLACGYQEEAAAWRDWLLRAVAGDPAELQIMYGLAGERRIPEFELAWLPGFRDSAPVRIGNHAVRQSQLDVYGEVIDSLTLAQHAGLPAKPHVWRLRQALMDFLWSAWREPDEGLWEVRGPRRHFVHSKVMAWVAADRTVRTLEENPDLSGDVDRWRAMRDEVHREVCERGYDPERNTFTQSYGSRELDAALLLIPRLGFLPPDDPRVVGTVDAVRAELTRDGLVRRYDSDPTAIDGLPGNEGSFIVCSFWLADALHLTGRTKEALDLFERLVALRNDVGLLAEEYDPVAGHQLGNFPQAFSHIGLVGTALALFDGEGGRGGAGGSDEEGAG